A section of the Candidatus Moraniibacteriota bacterium genome encodes:
- a CDS encoding PD-(D/E)XK nuclease family protein: protein MRLSYSSLDTYQSCALKYKYREIDKLPEEKSKEAVFGTLIHATMKFIHEPALIPPTVEQAIDHFGKHWKGDLFEDELEERAAFVQGVEMIQRYYEANSISEANPLALESRFSIEIGTEATGKHIIAGVIDRIDRTSNGYEIIDYKTTKKMPSQDKIDNDLQLSIYLRAFLDRYPKEWERLDQITVSLYFLKHGVKLSSTRTREQLEALDQTFLEVIRSIEAGHFAPTLSPLCDWCSFQPICPLWKHKFKVLPKDPIEKSAAERTIEEFLVLRSQMTSDKKRLAELQEEIMKYMEQEQVERLFGSTGIIGKSVRTSYTYDEAKLRALLSPIGEWENVVKVDGVALKTVLAALPEAVRKEAESYREKKESLSLSVKAARGETAEDEI, encoded by the coding sequence ATGAGACTCTCGTATTCTAGCCTGGATACATACCAGAGCTGCGCCCTGAAGTACAAATACCGCGAAATCGACAAACTCCCTGAGGAAAAATCCAAGGAAGCCGTGTTTGGTACACTCATCCACGCGACGATGAAATTCATCCATGAGCCGGCGCTCATCCCGCCGACCGTCGAACAGGCGATCGACCACTTCGGTAAGCATTGGAAGGGGGATTTGTTTGAAGATGAGCTGGAGGAACGCGCGGCCTTCGTCCAAGGAGTCGAGATGATCCAGCGGTACTACGAAGCGAATAGCATTTCCGAGGCGAATCCCCTGGCCCTGGAGAGCCGCTTCTCGATCGAGATCGGCACTGAAGCCACGGGCAAACATATCATCGCGGGCGTGATCGATCGTATCGATCGAACCAGCAATGGCTACGAGATCATCGATTACAAAACGACGAAGAAAATGCCGAGCCAGGACAAAATCGACAATGACCTGCAGCTCTCCATCTACCTGCGCGCATTCCTCGACCGCTACCCCAAGGAATGGGAACGGCTCGACCAGATCACGGTCAGTCTCTATTTCCTCAAGCATGGCGTGAAGCTATCCTCCACGCGGACGCGGGAACAGCTCGAGGCCCTTGATCAGACCTTCCTCGAAGTCATCCGATCGATCGAGGCAGGACACTTCGCCCCGACGCTCTCCCCGCTTTGTGACTGGTGCAGCTTCCAACCGATCTGTCCCCTGTGGAAACACAAATTCAAAGTGCTCCCCAAAGACCCAATTGAGAAAAGCGCGGCCGAACGAACGATCGAGGAGTTTCTCGTACTTCGGTCACAGATGACAAGTGATAAGAAGCGGCTGGCCGAGCTCCAGGAAGAAATCATGAAGTACATGGAACAGGAACAGGTCGAACGACTTTTCGGTTCGACTGGCATTATCGGGAAATCAGTGCGGACTTCGTACACGTATGATGAGGCGAAACTCCGTGCCCTCCTCTCCCCTATCGGTGAATGGGAAAATGTCGTGAAGGTTGACGGCGTCGCACTGAAGACGGTGCTCGCGGCATTGCCCGAAGCGGTTCGGAAAGAGGCCGAGAGCTATCGTGAAAAAAAAGAAAGTCTCTCTCTGTCGGTCAAAGCGGCTCGAGGCGAAACTGCTGAGGATGAAATATAG
- a CDS encoding NUDIX hydrolase, translated as MTTTISGDDPSLPHAVAGFFFCPGTGRVLLHQRDGQTTINPHKWAFFTGLVESDESPLAAFVREISEEIGYVLSSNLVEALDTYLNEERQTMRHVYCCRVKEEFLPEHVNEGAGVGWYLLSDAFHLDMTDLTRRDLEKFAARLDRVV; from the coding sequence ATGACTACTACGATCAGCGGTGATGATCCCTCGTTGCCACATGCAGTCGCCGGTTTTTTCTTTTGCCCTGGGACGGGGAGAGTGCTCCTCCATCAGCGTGATGGTCAGACCACGATCAACCCGCACAAGTGGGCCTTCTTCACGGGTCTCGTAGAATCGGACGAGTCCCCGCTGGCTGCTTTTGTGAGAGAGATCAGCGAAGAGATCGGCTATGTGCTCTCGAGCAACCTGGTTGAGGCGCTCGATACGTATCTGAATGAAGAGCGGCAGACAATGCGCCATGTGTATTGTTGTCGCGTCAAAGAAGAATTCTTACCAGAGCATGTGAACGAAGGGGCGGGTGTTGGTTGGTATTTGCTCTCAGATGCGTTCCATCTCGACATGACCGATCTAACTCGGCGCGATCTAGAGAAATTCGCTGCGCGTCTTGATCGAGTGGTCTAA
- a CDS encoding GGDEF domain-containing protein has product MATFRRESIASQLFYALLGRDDFSPGPGPQVIEKASSQVELDRRDYDNRVLARKVSKLEEEIKGWKQTYIALERVAMLEPLTGLFNRRGGEYEFERALASYRRHEHNCDPATLLWADVSVIVVDIDKFKQINDVYGHDAGDRVLVAIAKHLGRELRADDIVIRWGGDEFVVYAIGATQDAILKRAQDLVKALAADEELKMAGHHATCSIGIAHGKFRTERGAWGLIGLLRRAADEAMYEAKQAVGPGSCIATAPDSITVE; this is encoded by the coding sequence ATGGCAACGTTTCGTAGAGAAAGTATCGCCAGTCAGCTATTTTACGCCTTGCTTGGGAGGGACGATTTCTCTCCTGGGCCAGGTCCGCAGGTGATCGAGAAAGCGTCGTCGCAAGTCGAACTTGATCGTCGCGACTACGACAATCGGGTTCTTGCTCGAAAAGTGAGCAAACTGGAGGAGGAGATTAAGGGTTGGAAGCAAACCTACATCGCACTCGAACGAGTGGCGATGCTTGAGCCACTCACCGGACTGTTCAATCGGCGTGGCGGTGAATATGAGTTCGAGCGAGCCTTGGCATCCTACAGGCGGCACGAGCACAATTGTGACCCAGCGACTCTTCTGTGGGCCGATGTCTCCGTCATTGTCGTCGATATTGACAAATTCAAGCAAATCAATGACGTCTATGGCCATGATGCCGGAGATCGAGTGCTCGTAGCTATCGCGAAGCATCTCGGGAGGGAGTTGCGTGCGGATGACATCGTCATCCGATGGGGCGGCGACGAGTTTGTCGTCTATGCCATCGGGGCAACACAAGATGCCATCTTGAAACGAGCTCAGGATCTGGTGAAGGCTCTGGCGGCCGATGAGGAACTGAAAATGGCCGGTCACCACGCCACCTGTTCCATAGGGATCGCTCATGGGAAATTCCGAACTGAGCGGGGAGCATGGGGATTGATTGGTCTACTCAGGCGAGCGGCTGATGAGGCGATGTACGAGGCCAAGCAAGCAGTCGGTCCCGGCAGTTGCATCGCTACCGCACCGGATAGCATCACCGTGGAGTGA
- a CDS encoding glutamate--tRNA ligase, which produces MSDSEKKPGPVVRVRYAPSPTGLQHIGGLRTALYNYLYARQLGGQFILRIEDTDQKRFVEGALENTIQFLRDFGLHYDEGPILIADKDPDNDSVGMLSSRYPGVYELGPHAPYIQSERLDRYQQAADGLVKQGFAYHCFCSEERLAALRTRQEGAKLAPRYDRECLKLPAAEVKERRAQGEASVIRFKIPESGKFTVTDILRGTIDADTAELDDFVILKSDGYPTYHLANIIDDHQMAITHVLRAVEWLPSLPKHILLYQALGWEAPKFAHLSAILGQDGKKKLSKRDGDVSVDSFVAGGYLREALINFVALLGWNPGKGSTQEIFTLDELVQTFSLEHLNKAGAAFDRAKLDWMNHEYIVRKSDHELLALIRAGGFLEKKDWYVKALPDYKTDEHLLKVITLEKDRLKTLAQFGDDNPFLFGDVLEYPAALLPWKENTIDMTRASLQQARSMLASMAEIEWSRETLTTRLLAEAGEKRGDFLWPLRVALSGRDRSPSPMDIAWVLGRERSLSRLDVALGKLP; this is translated from the coding sequence ATGTCAGACTCCGAGAAAAAGCCGGGTCCGGTTGTTCGAGTACGCTATGCACCCTCGCCGACAGGCCTGCAGCATATCGGCGGCCTCCGGACGGCGCTCTACAACTATCTCTATGCCCGGCAGCTCGGCGGGCAGTTTATCTTGCGTATCGAGGATACCGACCAGAAGCGTTTTGTCGAAGGGGCGCTCGAAAACACAATTCAGTTCCTGCGTGACTTCGGACTCCACTATGACGAGGGGCCGATTCTTATCGCCGACAAAGATCCTGACAATGACTCTGTGGGGATGCTGTCGAGTCGCTATCCGGGTGTGTATGAGCTCGGGCCTCATGCGCCCTATATTCAGTCCGAGCGCCTAGATCGGTATCAACAGGCGGCCGATGGACTGGTGAAACAAGGGTTCGCGTACCACTGCTTCTGTAGCGAAGAGCGCCTCGCTGCACTTCGAACGAGGCAAGAGGGTGCGAAGCTCGCGCCGCGCTATGATCGCGAGTGCCTGAAGCTCCCGGCGGCCGAAGTGAAAGAGCGCCGCGCGCAGGGCGAGGCGAGTGTCATCCGTTTCAAGATTCCAGAGAGTGGGAAGTTTACCGTGACGGATATCTTGCGTGGAACGATTGATGCGGACACAGCCGAGCTCGATGATTTCGTCATCTTGAAGTCCGATGGCTACCCGACGTATCACTTGGCCAATATCATCGATGATCATCAGATGGCGATCACGCATGTCTTGCGCGCGGTGGAGTGGCTGCCGAGCTTGCCTAAGCATATCCTCCTGTACCAAGCACTCGGTTGGGAGGCGCCCAAGTTTGCGCACCTCTCCGCCATCCTCGGTCAGGACGGGAAGAAAAAACTTTCCAAGCGCGATGGTGATGTGTCGGTGGATTCATTCGTCGCCGGTGGTTACTTACGTGAAGCCCTTATCAACTTCGTCGCGCTCCTCGGTTGGAACCCAGGGAAGGGGAGTACCCAAGAAATCTTCACGCTCGATGAACTCGTGCAGACATTTTCACTCGAGCACTTGAATAAAGCGGGCGCGGCCTTCGATCGGGCGAAACTTGACTGGATGAATCATGAATACATCGTCCGGAAATCGGACCACGAATTGCTCGCGCTCATCCGTGCGGGCGGCTTTCTAGAGAAAAAAGACTGGTATGTCAAAGCACTTCCGGACTACAAGACGGATGAACACCTCTTGAAAGTCATCACGCTCGAAAAGGACCGGCTCAAAACACTCGCTCAATTCGGCGATGACAATCCTTTCCTCTTTGGTGATGTGCTCGAGTATCCGGCGGCTCTGCTCCCTTGGAAAGAAAATACGATTGATATGACTCGGGCTTCACTGCAACAAGCCCGATCAATGCTCGCATCCATGGCGGAAATAGAATGGAGTCGCGAGACGCTCACGACACGCCTCTTGGCTGAGGCTGGGGAGAAGCGTGGGGATTTCCTCTGGCCGCTCCGAGTCGCACTGTCAGGCCGAGACCGATCGCCCTCGCCGATGGATATTGCTTGGGTGCTCGGCAGGGAACGTTCCCTGTCACGCCTCGATGTCGCTCTAGGGAAACTGCCGTAA
- the thpR gene encoding RNA 2',3'-cyclic phosphodiesterase: MLITRRLFIGIPLSPRLQKRLESEVSRFESSPIIPTRKGNFHVTLLFLGFVNEEEIPRITDALTDAVVDIEPFELDFTAIQTEPNNEHPTMVWLTGEASAELVRLRNTVARALDYLTPESKTFRPHVLLAKVRRGKYEALDTKPEFAKLLHLSESVDVVTLFESTLENGKRAYLPLADFPLGGE; this comes from the coding sequence ATGCTCATCACCCGCCGTCTTTTCATCGGTATCCCGCTTAGTCCTCGGCTTCAAAAGAGGCTCGAATCTGAGGTGTCCCGCTTTGAGTCGAGTCCGATTATCCCGACCCGAAAGGGGAATTTCCATGTCACGCTGCTTTTCCTCGGGTTTGTCAACGAGGAAGAGATACCGCGGATTACGGATGCGCTCACGGATGCCGTGGTGGATATCGAACCGTTTGAACTCGACTTTACCGCAATTCAAACCGAACCGAATAACGAACACCCGACGATGGTTTGGCTCACGGGTGAGGCTTCGGCGGAGCTGGTCCGACTGCGCAATACCGTCGCTCGCGCGCTCGACTATCTGACCCCAGAGTCCAAGACGTTCCGTCCGCATGTGCTCCTCGCCAAAGTCCGGCGCGGGAAATATGAGGCACTGGATACCAAACCTGAGTTCGCCAAGCTCCTCCATCTCAGTGAATCAGTCGATGTCGTTACACTCTTTGAATCGACGCTCGAGAACGGCAAACGAGCCTATCTCCCACTGGCCGATTTTCCGCTGGGCGGGGAATAA
- a CDS encoding class I SAM-dependent methyltransferase, whose amino-acid sequence MNIGEFPKATDPKQYDLPETQWHLRGAEDSPSRKYLRESLDSFVEIDAIKDKKILDIGSGTGHLFNWLKEKGASDIQGIDPSEANIKTSTEKYPWATSHLSTLKKFSETTKEKFDTAFAVMVIEHIEDLQVAFQEISQLLADNGKLILVMGDKDDELSSETGQGKHIVMAEIVRQLADGAIEVKIERNLGGGVTSTIFDILRPVESVRESANVAGFELIVEKPIMNKSASKSGKPICHMLSFIKRQNSK is encoded by the coding sequence ATGAATATAGGAGAATTTCCAAAAGCAACAGATCCGAAACAATATGATCTTCCTGAGACGCAGTGGCACTTGCGTGGAGCGGAAGATTCACCTTCTCGCAAATACTTGCGAGAGTCTTTGGATTCGTTTGTCGAAATTGATGCGATAAAAGATAAAAAAATACTAGATATAGGATCAGGAACAGGTCACCTTTTTAACTGGCTCAAAGAGAAAGGGGCTAGCGATATTCAAGGTATCGATCCATCAGAAGCAAATATAAAAACAAGTACAGAAAAATATCCATGGGCAACTTCACATCTATCTACGCTCAAAAAGTTTTCGGAAACAACGAAAGAAAAGTTCGACACGGCTTTTGCGGTGATGGTCATTGAACACATCGAAGACCTGCAAGTTGCTTTTCAAGAAATTAGTCAACTTCTTGCGGATAACGGAAAACTTATTCTTGTTATGGGAGATAAAGACGATGAACTCTCTTCTGAGACCGGTCAAGGAAAACATATTGTTATGGCTGAAATCGTCCGTCAATTAGCTGATGGAGCCATAGAAGTAAAGATAGAACGGAACCTCGGTGGCGGTGTTACCAGTACTATTTTTGATATTCTGAGACCAGTTGAATCAGTTCGAGAATCAGCAAACGTAGCCGGTTTTGAACTAATCGTAGAAAAACCTATTATGAATAAATCAGCATCTAAAAGCGGAAAACCAATATGTCATATGCTTTCATTTATTAAGCGTCAAAATTCGAAATAA
- a CDS encoding peptidoglycan DD-metalloendopeptidase family protein yields MSRKKTLQTSLLSSSLWASFCLLLVGTVTLSERVRAEDTLDTLTAEQQDALDDRQDELDDIKARIKAYKEIVGLKQRQGAVLGDQIEGLEAQAKMLELQIGQNQQALAEIQSDVQILAERISQKEGFIVKQRDILSEIMRGYYADQSTLIPSEFIVNASRVANPLQESEWKSETGAKVSEVLSSLKSLREGLKSEHAALLDKEKAADTLRLQLEEQDARLDSTKESKAKLLAKTQSEAQKYDALVDDLEKQREEIENEIESIESGKIDALDTKDIPAFSKGLLSYPLKNAIQTQGYGKTSFAKKSNFYKSGFHNGIDFGTATGTSVLAAADGKVIAIGNNGRYAYGRYIAVDHGNGLVTMYGHLSSVTRKLGDKVKRGDTIAKSGNTGNSTGPHVHFTVFSAKSFDIVPSKIVSSLKDIPVGATVNPKVYLP; encoded by the coding sequence ATGTCTCGCAAAAAAACACTCCAGACATCCCTTCTCAGCAGCAGTCTTTGGGCTTCTTTCTGTTTGCTTCTTGTCGGGACAGTGACACTCAGTGAGCGTGTGCGGGCCGAGGATACATTGGATACGCTCACCGCCGAGCAACAGGACGCGCTCGATGACCGACAGGATGAGCTCGATGATATCAAGGCCAGGATTAAGGCTTACAAAGAAATTGTCGGCTTGAAGCAGCGACAGGGAGCCGTGCTCGGTGATCAGATCGAAGGACTCGAGGCGCAGGCAAAGATGCTCGAGTTGCAGATCGGCCAGAATCAGCAGGCCTTGGCGGAAATCCAATCCGATGTTCAGATCCTCGCCGAACGGATCAGTCAGAAAGAGGGCTTCATCGTGAAGCAGCGAGACATCCTCTCGGAAATCATGCGGGGCTACTACGCGGATCAGTCGACGCTCATCCCGAGTGAGTTCATCGTGAATGCGTCGCGCGTCGCCAATCCGCTTCAGGAAAGCGAATGGAAATCGGAAACGGGCGCCAAGGTGAGCGAGGTGCTCTCATCACTCAAGTCATTGCGTGAGGGTCTGAAGAGCGAACATGCGGCGCTCCTCGACAAAGAGAAGGCGGCTGATACACTTCGGCTTCAACTCGAAGAGCAGGATGCCAGGCTCGACTCGACTAAAGAAAGTAAAGCCAAGCTCTTGGCCAAGACTCAGTCGGAGGCACAGAAGTACGATGCCCTCGTCGATGACCTAGAAAAACAACGCGAGGAAATCGAAAATGAAATCGAATCCATCGAATCGGGAAAAATTGATGCGCTCGACACGAAGGATATACCTGCCTTCAGCAAGGGACTCCTGAGTTATCCGCTAAAAAACGCGATTCAGACCCAAGGGTATGGCAAGACCAGTTTCGCTAAGAAATCAAACTTCTATAAGTCAGGATTCCACAACGGTATCGACTTTGGAACCGCCACTGGTACGAGTGTGCTCGCTGCAGCTGACGGCAAAGTCATCGCTATCGGCAACAACGGGCGCTATGCCTATGGCCGCTACATCGCTGTCGATCACGGCAATGGTCTGGTGACGATGTACGGGCACCTGAGCTCCGTCACGCGGAAGCTTGGCGACAAGGTGAAGCGGGGAGACACGATCGCGAAGTCTGGCAATACCGGTAACTCGACTGGACCACATGTCCATTTCACCGTCTTTTCGGCCAAATCATTTGATATCGTACCATCAAAGATCGTGAGTAGTTTGAAAGACATTCCAGTCGGTGCGACCGTCAATCCCAAAGTCTATCTCCCGTAA
- a CDS encoding hemerythrin family protein encodes METPIQWHSGYSVGIQVIDEQHQHMIEIINALFQELLTSTSEIDLTQFFEDAVNYGEYHFQTEETFFSRYEYPEKEQHLAIHQAYKKNLNGLLLKTGDSHVRAEELLDFLETWWVEHITGMDQTLRPLIGAEAATL; translated from the coding sequence ATGGAAACCCCCATTCAATGGCATAGCGGGTACAGTGTCGGCATTCAAGTGATCGACGAGCAGCATCAGCATATGATCGAGATTATCAATGCGCTGTTTCAGGAATTACTGACGTCGACCTCCGAGATCGACCTGACGCAGTTCTTCGAGGATGCCGTCAACTACGGAGAGTATCACTTTCAGACTGAGGAGACATTTTTCTCACGGTATGAGTATCCGGAAAAGGAACAGCATCTCGCTATTCATCAGGCCTACAAGAAAAACCTCAATGGTCTACTGCTCAAGACGGGCGACTCGCATGTCCGAGCTGAAGAGCTTCTCGATTTTCTCGAAACATGGTGGGTTGAGCATATCACCGGAATGGATCAGACTTTACGCCCACTGATCGGAGCAGAGGCTGCGACGCTGTGA
- a CDS encoding inorganic diphosphatase, translating into MEEVSKSLEIARTFLGKKVQLEFDQPIGSSYEPHKIDSYPVNYGYVPHVLAPDGDDLDAYFLGANEPLTKVEGICIAIIHRRNDDDDKLVVVPEGIAYSDEEIMNQVAFQEHLYDSEVVR; encoded by the coding sequence ATGGAAGAAGTCTCTAAATCACTAGAAATTGCTCGCACTTTTCTTGGAAAAAAAGTTCAGCTTGAATTTGACCAACCAATCGGCTCCTCATACGAGCCTCATAAAATTGATTCCTACCCTGTAAATTATGGGTATGTACCCCATGTTTTAGCTCCTGATGGAGATGACCTGGACGCCTACTTCTTAGGCGCTAATGAACCACTCACAAAAGTGGAGGGAATTTGCATTGCTATAATTCATAGAAGAAATGATGATGACGATAAGCTTGTGGTGGTTCCAGAAGGAATAGCCTATTCTGATGAAGAAATCATGAATCAAGTTGCTTTTCAGGAGCATCTATATGATAGTGAAGTCGTGAGATAA
- the def gene encoding peptide deformylase translates to MKTPVPIITGADNALLHAENASVKDPLAPEIQALLPEMVQAMRAADGIGLAAPQIGQNLRICVIEIDGVLRYLINPKITSASAEKILFEEGCLSLPGEFFAIERSEQVTVRSLDETGRDKKLRARGLLAICIQHELDHLDGVLISDRYKHQKNKHVYAL, encoded by the coding sequence ATGAAAACGCCCGTCCCAATCATCACGGGAGCTGATAACGCGCTTCTCCATGCGGAAAATGCATCGGTGAAAGATCCACTCGCACCGGAAATTCAAGCCCTCCTTCCCGAGATGGTCCAGGCGATGCGGGCGGCTGATGGCATCGGACTTGCCGCCCCACAAATCGGCCAAAACCTCCGGATCTGCGTCATTGAAATTGACGGCGTCCTCCGATATCTCATCAATCCAAAAATCACCAGTGCCAGCGCTGAAAAAATCCTTTTCGAAGAAGGCTGCCTCAGTCTCCCAGGAGAATTCTTTGCAATTGAACGCTCCGAACAGGTGACCGTCCGCTCCCTCGATGAAACCGGACGCGATAAGAAGCTTCGGGCCCGCGGACTACTCGCCATCTGCATCCAGCATGAACTTGATCATCTCGATGGGGTGCTCATCTCAGACCGATATAAACATCAGAAAAACAAACATGTCTACGCCCTCTAA
- a CDS encoding WecB/TagA/CpsF family glycosyltransferase, which yields MNIFGIGIDNLTHAAVLTQIDHWLAGGDAFHRIATVNPEFLLLAERNAAFRGALLSADLRLADGSGLHLPFFLAGESLIERIPGADLLPEILQRANERFLSVGLILAPDGLTSFEDIKKELREHHPNLAIFKFAPEYFSPQKPIPYNLVFCNYGAPLQEIVLAGLRQNAGAIRLAMGVGGAIDFLTGRIPRAPKAIRTLGLEWSWRLWQQPKRFRRIWNAVVVFPVKVLSQK from the coding sequence ATGAATATCTTCGGTATCGGTATCGATAATCTCACACACGCCGCGGTCCTGACGCAGATTGATCATTGGCTGGCCGGGGGCGATGCCTTTCACCGGATCGCGACGGTCAATCCTGAGTTCCTCCTGCTCGCCGAACGGAATGCGGCTTTCCGCGGTGCGCTCCTCTCGGCTGATTTACGTCTCGCGGATGGGAGCGGCCTCCACCTCCCGTTTTTCTTGGCGGGTGAATCCCTCATCGAACGCATACCGGGTGCGGATCTCTTGCCCGAGATACTCCAGCGTGCGAATGAACGCTTTCTTTCGGTCGGCCTCATCCTCGCTCCCGATGGACTGACGTCCTTTGAAGACATCAAAAAAGAGCTGCGTGAACACCATCCCAATCTTGCTATTTTCAAATTCGCGCCCGAATATTTTTCACCACAAAAACCTATCCCCTATAACCTCGTTTTTTGCAATTATGGTGCGCCGCTCCAGGAAATTGTCCTCGCTGGGCTGCGTCAAAATGCGGGCGCAATTCGACTGGCCATGGGTGTCGGCGGGGCAATTGATTTCCTCACGGGGCGGATTCCGCGGGCGCCGAAAGCCATCCGTACACTTGGCCTCGAATGGTCCTGGCGCCTCTGGCAGCAACCCAAGCGCTTCCGTCGCATCTGGAACGCAGTAGTCGTGTTTCCGGTGAAAGTTCTCTCACAGAAGTAA
- a CDS encoding HD domain-containing protein, whose translation MNHWETPEPPEDRYTKARGIARDLELLPEHGQLNEFRTLRILDTLKNQGLLSEAVDRVKQRFEKEMHDMRDDFGEDCWELLAVLELFDPETAQHCISTYEIAREKVEKVLWNGVVLADTFRQESVDLRQFYRACLLHDIGKIEVPHAVLGNHVPDARCAEILFEHRDDVLLPRLKEKFGEQFALPDAIQDSRTLLQYLYTTLHLRPQEITPVWLLLDQPLDTEIIEQLAHCGCSPEDSLLKIMRTHDAYSEKILTTLGYGVEGEIAGAHHQHSSQDKKYRITVGTMRVSIDLADIIHLADVENAMLSKRHYKERGTPLKALQVLALHAKQGLIQDYIAYLWIADEMLELETARLDTGDRAIYTSLAAFLDMSRNRHLGWPDWRANFEPLKMAA comes from the coding sequence ATGAATCACTGGGAGACCCCGGAACCACCCGAAGACCGGTACACCAAGGCCCGAGGCATCGCCCGCGATCTCGAACTGCTCCCAGAGCACGGTCAGTTGAACGAGTTTCGCACACTCAGGATTCTCGACACGCTCAAGAACCAAGGATTGCTCAGTGAGGCTGTCGACCGGGTCAAGCAACGCTTCGAGAAGGAGATGCATGATATGCGAGATGACTTCGGGGAGGATTGCTGGGAACTGCTCGCTGTGCTCGAGCTCTTCGATCCCGAGACGGCGCAGCATTGCATCAGCACCTATGAGATAGCTCGGGAAAAAGTCGAGAAGGTGCTCTGGAATGGTGTGGTGCTCGCTGATACCTTCCGGCAAGAGAGTGTTGATCTTCGTCAATTTTATCGCGCCTGCCTCCTGCATGATATCGGCAAGATCGAGGTACCACATGCTGTCCTCGGGAATCACGTACCAGATGCACGCTGCGCCGAGATCTTGTTCGAACACCGAGATGATGTGTTGCTTCCACGCCTCAAGGAAAAGTTTGGCGAACAGTTCGCATTACCGGACGCTATCCAGGATTCTCGGACTTTGTTGCAGTATCTCTATACGACCCTGCATCTCCGCCCTCAAGAGATCACGCCTGTCTGGCTCCTCCTCGACCAGCCACTCGACACTGAAATAATCGAGCAGCTCGCTCACTGCGGCTGTTCGCCCGAAGACAGCCTACTCAAAATCATGCGGACCCATGACGCGTACTCCGAAAAGATCCTCACTACACTCGGCTACGGTGTCGAGGGCGAGATCGCCGGAGCCCATCACCAGCACTCGAGCCAGGATAAGAAGTACCGGATTACCGTCGGGACGATGCGGGTTTCAATTGATCTGGCCGACATCATCCATCTCGCCGATGTTGAGAATGCGATGCTGAGCAAGCGCCATTACAAAGAGAGAGGAACGCCACTCAAAGCCCTGCAAGTCCTCGCTCTGCATGCCAAACAAGGGTTGATTCAGGACTATATCGCCTACCTCTGGATCGCGGATGAAATGCTGGAGCTAGAGACAGCTCGGCTGGACACTGGCGACCGTGCGATATACACCTCACTGGCTGCTTTCCTCGATATGAGCCGGAATCGGCATTTAGGTTGGCCTGATTGGAGAGCGAACTTTGAGCCGCTCAAAATGGCCGCCTAA